From Candidatus Eisenbacteria bacterium, a single genomic window includes:
- a CDS encoding RNA polymerase sigma factor, whose translation MWPATRRATRRRARRHRGMRADSDEALMVRAGRGDRAACERLVERHLTRIVAFAYRMLGNRSDAEDTAQEVFLRVWAAAPRWRRGDAQFRTWLHRVAMNACLDRIAKRRETTSDGLLDLVDPAADPSAPVHDHDVARHVDAALAKLPEMQRVAVALCHYQGLRNIEAAEVMNVSVEALESLLARARRALRAHLRAIAPMLLKGD comes from the coding sequence ATGTGGCCCGCGACGAGACGTGCTACGCGGCGCCGTGCCCGACGGCACCGGGGGATGAGAGCGGATTCGGACGAAGCGCTGATGGTGCGCGCCGGCAGGGGCGATCGCGCGGCCTGCGAGCGCCTCGTCGAGCGACATCTCACGCGCATCGTGGCGTTCGCGTACCGCATGCTCGGGAATCGCAGTGATGCCGAGGACACGGCTCAGGAGGTCTTCCTGCGCGTGTGGGCCGCCGCACCGCGCTGGCGGCGCGGCGACGCGCAGTTCCGCACCTGGCTCCATCGGGTCGCGATGAACGCCTGCCTCGATCGCATCGCCAAACGGCGCGAGACGACGTCGGACGGCCTGTTGGACCTCGTCGATCCCGCCGCCGATCCGAGCGCACCGGTGCACGACCACGACGTCGCGCGCCACGTGGACGCCGCGCTCGCGAAGCTCCCCGAGATGCAGCGGGTGGCGGTGGCGCTCTGCCACTATCAGGGGCTGCGAAACATCGAGGCGGCGGAGGTCATGAACGTCAGCGTGGAGGCGCTGGAGTCGCTCCTCGCCCGTGCCCGGCGCGCCCTGCGCGCCCACCTTCGCGCGATCGCCCCGATGCTCCTGAAAGGCGACTGA
- a CDS encoding transcriptional regulator: MNGAAAGGPMVVSFGPYRLDRLSGRLLRGDANVPLRLKAFAVLEYLALHPGRLVPKDELLDAVWPATHVSPSVLSGCIRELRSALGDDARCARFIETAHRRGYRFIAPPATSPIPATPPVSRTARELLMPRGDTELARLARQFARAVARIARRRRTRRMPGGPGPPRDRGPTR; this comes from the coding sequence GTGAACGGCGCCGCGGCAGGTGGGCCGATGGTCGTGTCCTTCGGGCCGTACCGCCTCGACCGCCTGAGCGGCCGGCTGCTGCGGGGCGACGCCAACGTTCCTCTTCGCCTGAAGGCGTTCGCGGTGCTGGAATATCTGGCGCTCCACCCTGGTCGGCTGGTGCCGAAGGACGAGCTGCTCGACGCCGTCTGGCCCGCGACGCACGTCTCACCGTCGGTGCTCTCCGGATGCATCCGCGAGCTCCGGTCCGCGCTCGGCGACGACGCGCGATGTGCGCGCTTCATCGAAACCGCGCATCGCCGCGGCTATCGCTTCATCGCGCCACCGGCGACCTCTCCGATACCTGCCACGCCGCCGGTATCGCGCACGGCGCGGGAACTCCTCATGCCCCGCGGCGACACGGAGCTCGCCCGGCTCGCGCGTCAGTTCGCCCGCGCGGTCGCACGCATCGCGCGACGGCGAAGGACGCGGCGCATGCCCGGCGGTCCCGGTCCTCCGCGCGACCGCGGGCCCACTCGCTGA
- a CDS encoding di-heme oxidoredictase family protein, which produces MNKQRGVFGLAIALALGGAAQADFGDPVIGLTAEELQRFTDGQAAFASVEEADEGLGPIFNGTSCGGCHSVGALGGGSDTVETRFGTTTGGAFDPLASLGGSLIQNQGIGAAGACTFVGEVVPPQATIRAGRRTTPLFGLGLVDAVPDATFVALARTQARRTPATAGRANMVVNVVSGGTSVGKFGWKAQVPSLIQFSGDAYVNEMGITTPMFPDEMCPNGDCSLLACDPVPGIDDDLEDVEAFNAFMSFLAPPPRLGPVDFALASAQLQQTFPGTSSSALARGGSRVFGRIGCDDCHAPALTSGPSPVAALNRRRFRPYSDFLLHDMGSLGDGIEQGTASGREMRTAPLWGLHVITTFLHDGRAKTIEEAILAHDGQGAPARGRFLALRPIQRASLLAFLGTL; this is translated from the coding sequence ATGAACAAGCAACGAGGAGTCTTCGGGTTGGCGATCGCGCTGGCGCTCGGCGGTGCGGCACAGGCGGACTTCGGCGATCCCGTGATCGGCCTCACCGCGGAGGAGCTGCAGCGGTTCACCGACGGGCAGGCCGCCTTCGCATCGGTCGAGGAGGCCGACGAGGGCCTGGGGCCGATCTTCAACGGCACGTCGTGCGGCGGCTGCCACAGCGTCGGCGCGCTCGGCGGCGGCAGCGACACGGTCGAGACGCGCTTCGGCACCACCACCGGCGGCGCCTTCGACCCGCTCGCATCGCTCGGTGGCTCGCTGATCCAGAATCAGGGCATCGGTGCCGCCGGTGCGTGCACCTTCGTGGGCGAGGTCGTTCCCCCGCAGGCGACGATCCGCGCCGGCCGCCGCACGACGCCGCTCTTCGGTCTGGGGCTCGTGGACGCCGTGCCCGATGCGACGTTCGTCGCGCTCGCGCGGACGCAGGCGCGCCGCACCCCCGCCACGGCCGGGCGGGCCAACATGGTCGTGAACGTCGTCAGCGGCGGCACGTCGGTCGGGAAGTTCGGGTGGAAGGCGCAGGTGCCGAGCCTGATCCAGTTCTCGGGCGACGCCTACGTGAACGAGATGGGGATCACGACGCCCATGTTCCCCGACGAGATGTGTCCGAACGGCGACTGCTCGCTCCTCGCCTGCGACCCCGTGCCGGGCATCGACGACGATCTCGAGGACGTGGAGGCGTTCAATGCGTTCATGAGCTTCCTCGCCCCGCCGCCGCGGCTCGGGCCGGTCGACTTCGCGCTCGCGTCGGCACAGCTCCAGCAGACGTTCCCCGGCACGTCGTCGTCGGCGCTCGCCCGTGGCGGCAGCCGGGTCTTCGGTCGCATCGGCTGTGACGATTGCCACGCGCCGGCGCTGACCAGCGGCCCCAGCCCGGTCGCCGCGCTCAACCGCCGGCGCTTCCGGCCGTACTCCGACTTCCTGCTGCACGACATGGGCAGCCTCGGCGACGGCATCGAGCAGGGCACGGCGAGCGGTCGCGAGATGCGCACGGCGCCGCTGTGGGGCCTGCATGTGATCACGACCTTCCTCCACGACGGCCGTGCGAAGACGATCGAGGAGGCGATCCTCGCCCACGATGGACAGGGAGCGCCGGCGCGCGGCCGGTTCCTGGCGCTGCGGCCCATACAGAGGGCGTCGCTGCTGGCGTTCCTGGGAACCCTCTGA